ATAAAAGTTGTAAAATGTAGTAATTGTTTCGTTAAAATACCTATATTAATATAAGGAAACAAGGAGAGACTATATTTTATATAGCTTTAGTGGTTTTAGTTAACTAAAATTTTATGTTTTTTAAAGAAATTAAGTAGGTGATTTATTTGAAAAGATATTTTGATTTAGATTCATGGAATATTGTGCAAAATTATTTTAAAGATGAGGACAATGAGTTTTGTGAGAGTATTTTTAGTATTGGCAATGGATATATGGGGCAAAGAGGAAATTTTGAAGAAGATTATACGGGAGAAAGCCTTCAAGGAAGCTATATGGCTGGTATTTATTATCCTGATAAGACAAGAGTAGGTTGGTGGAAAAATGGTTATCCTGAATATTTTGCAAAGGTGATTAATTCTACAAATTGGATTGGTATAAAGGTGGAAGTTAATGGCGAAAATCTGGATATAGCTAAAGGTGAGATTGAAGAATTTAAGAGAGTTTTAAATATGAAAGAGGGATATCTCTTAAGAGAAGTAGTATTAAAATACAAGGGTAAAAGGATACAAATTAAGTCTAAGAGGTTTGTAAGTGTAAAAGATAAAGAGATAGGAGTATTAAGGTATTCAATAACCCCTCTTGATTCTGATTGTGAAGTCTGTTTTTTACCATATCTTGATGGTGATATAAAAAATAAAGATGCTAATTATGGAGAAAAATTTTGGGATGAGGTTTCTAAAAAGATAGAGGATGATAGAGCACAGCTTGTAATAAAAACTAAAAAATTAGATTTTTATCTTTGTTCCTCCATGAAGTATGATGTGTTTAAAAATGGTGAGAAATGTAATGTTGAATATGAAAATATTGAAAAAAATAAATTTGTAGGAAGTAAAATTAAATTAAAAGTTAAAAGAGCGGAAGAAGTGGAAATATTTAAATATGTCTCAAATGTAACTTCTAGGGATTTTTTGGTTACTGACCTTATAGATAAAGGAAATGAAATATTAGATAGGGCATTAAAAAAAGGATTTGATAAACTTATATATGAGCAGAGAGAAGCTTTAAAGGATAAGTGGGAAAAAAGTGATATAGTAATAGAAGGAGATGAAGAAGCCCAGCAAGCTATAAGATATAATATATTTCAACTAAATCAAACTTATACAGGTGAAGATTCTAGACTTAACATTGGACCAAAGGGATTTACAGGTGAAAAGTATGGAGGTAGTACTTATTGGGATACAGAAGCATATTGCCTTCCGTTCTATTTGGCAACTGAAGATATGAGTGTTGCAAGAAATCTATTATTATATAGGCATAATCAGCTTGGACGTGCAAAAGAAAATGCTAAAAAACTAGGCTTTAAAAAAGGTGCACTGTATCCCATGGTAACTATGAATGGGGAAGAATGTCATAATGAATGGGAAATTACCTTTGAAGAAATACACAGAAATGGAGCTATAGCGTATGCCATATACAGGTATACTAATTATACAGGTGATACTGAATATTTATTTAAATATGGTATTGAAGTTTTAGTTGAAATATCTAGATTTTGGGAAGAAAGAGTAAGTTTTTCAGAGGAAAAAAATCAATATGTTATTTTAGGTGTTACAGGTCCTAATGAGTATGAAAATAATGTTAATAATAATTGGTATACAAATAGAATTGCAGTTTGGACATTAGAATATACAGTTAAAGTTCTAGAAGAATTTAAAGAAAATATAAAGTTAAAAGTTGCAGAAGAGGAAATTTCAAAGTGGAAGGATATTATAGCTAATATGTATTATCCTAAAAATGATAAGTTAGATATATTTCTTCAGCAGGAAGGATATATGGATAAAGAGCAGCTTACAGTAGAAGATATTCCTAAAGAAGAACGTCCAATTAATCAAAATTGGTCCTGGGATAGGATTTTAAGATCCTGTTTTATAAAGCAAGCAGATGTACTTCAGGGAATGTATTTTTTTCAGCATCTATATGATGAAGATACCATAAGAAGAAATTTTGATTTTTATGAGCCAAAGACAGTACATGAATCTTCTTTATCACCATGTGTACACTCTATTTTAGCTTGTAAATTAAAGAGACCAGATAAAGCGTATGAGCTTTTTCTTAGAACGGCTAGATTGGATTTAGATAACTATAATAATGATACAGAGGATGGGTGTCATATTACGAGTATGGCTGGAACTTGGATGTCTGTAGTAGAGGGTTTTGGTGGCTTTAAGGTGGAGAATAATATGATTTCTTTAAGTCCAATATTACCATCAAAGTGGAAAGAATTTTCTTTTAGAATAGTGTTTAGAGAAGTGATGCTGATGGTGAGGGTAAGTGAAAATGTTATAGAAGTAGAAAATGAAAGTGATAAAGAGTTGGAATTAATTATTGTAGGAAACGAGTATAAAGTAGATGGAGGAAAAAATATTTCAGTAGATAGATAATGTATAAAAAATGAGTGCACCTTTATGCACTCATTTTCAAATTATCTGCTTACTTTTCCTGAACCGTCACCATTCATAAGAGTTTCAACTTCCTCTACAGTTGAAAGGTTAACGTCACCATTCATACTATATTTTAAGCATGAACCAGCTGTTGCAAATTCTATTATTTCTTGATTTGAAAGCTTAGATGTTATAGCGTATATAAGTGATGCAGCAAAAGCATCTCCTCCGCCGATGTTATCTACAACATGTATATCATATTTTTTAGCATTGTAAAAATCTTTTCCGTCATAAAGTACAGCTGTCCAATCTACGTCTTCTGCTGTAAATCGGTTTCGTAATATAATTGTAGCATATTTAAGGCCGAATTTTTCTACAAACTTTTTAAGTACAGTGTTACAATCTTCACCGATTCCTTCACCAATAGCCATTTCGGCTTCTTCCATACTTCCAAGAGCTACATCGCAATATTGTAAAAGCTCTCTTATTGCCTTACTAAAAGTAGGTGCATCCCATAAATTTTCTCTATAGTTTAAGTCTATACTTACTGTTAATCCTTTTTTCTTAGCAGACTTTACAGCATCTAATGTGATTTTTGCGCATTCTTCTGAAAGAGCTGGAGTTATTCCTGAGAAATGGAACCATTCTGCTCCTTCGAAAATTTTATCCCAATCAAAGTCTTCTCTTTTAGCTTTAGCGATTGCGGAATCTTTTCTATCATAAACAAGTTTTGCAGGTCTTTGTGATTCGCCGTTTTCACAGAAATAAAGACCTATTCTTTCTCCTCCACGTACGATATCGTTTGTAAGAACACCATATTTTCTTAATTCATTTATTGCACATTGTGCTATAGCGTTATCTGGAAGCTTAGTTACATAGCTAACTTCTTTTCCGAAGTTAGCAAGTGAAACTGCTACGTTTGCTTCACTTCCACCATAAAATGCATTGAATTGTTTTGCTTGAGAAAATCTATCATAGCCTTCTGGTGAAAGTCTAAGCATTATTTCTCCTAATGTTACTATTTTGCTCATTTTATTCACTCCTCTAATACTTTAGATTATACTAAAAAATAGGTGAGATAAAATCACTTACTTTTTAGTATATATAATGCGAAAATACTATTACATTATATATAAAATATTTTTACCCTATGTAATAAGATGTAAAAGGCTCCACATTGTAGTTTGATTATATATTAAATGAATACAAAATTCAATGTTTTTGTTAACCGATTTACATATGTATAAATTAATAAGAGAAATGTTATAATAGATTTTTGCCAAATACTATAGTATTATAATAGAAAGTTTGAATAAGGCTTATGTTTTGTAGAATGTTATTAATAAGTAAAGAATTAAGGGAAAAGAGGAAAGAAAACTTGAATAAAGAAGATATAATAAATAGTTATGATTTTAAAAATATAAAAACTGAAAAAGAGGCTGCCGAAGTTCAGCTTAAACTTAATGAATTTATAGAAATTGATAAGAAGCTAAAAATTGAGAAAATAAAAAAAGTGGCTGGTGTTGACTTAGCCTATTGGAAAAAGGAGGACGTAGAATATGCTGTTTGCTGCATTGTAGTTATTGATTACAATACAAAAGAAGTTGTTGAAAAAGTTGAATATGTTGGTGAAATTAAATTTCCATATATACCAGGCTGTCTTGCATTTAGAGAATTGTCACTAGTTTTAGAAGCAGTCAAAAAGTTAAATTTAGATCCTGATTTATATGTATTTGATGGAAATGGCTATCTACATCCTCGACATATGGGTATAGCTACTCATGCAGGAATATATTTAAATAAACCAACTATAGGTGTTGCAAAAAGTTATTATAAAATTGCAGATACTGATTTTGTAGAGCCTGAAAATAGTGAGGGAGCATACACAGATATAGTAATTGATAAGGAAGTTTATGGACGAGTATTAAGAACACACAAAAATGTAAAACCTATTTTTATATCAGTTGGAAATTATATAGATTTAGAAACTTCAACAAAAATTATAAATAAGAGAGTGTAAAATTCTTTCTGTAAAATAACTTTCTATGGTAAGTTTTAAAAGACAAGATTGTCAAAAGTGACTTTCTATCTTGTTTTAAATATACATTCTAAAAATATGTATGTCAAGAACGCCTTTAAAAACAGGCGTTTTTGGCATATTAAGCTTTTTATTCAGTAAGTCGTCCTTCATACATAATGGATAATTCACCGTACACTTTACCCCAATTTCTTAGTGGCAAACGCCATTTTTTTGTAGCTTCAAAAGTAGCAAGGTATAAAGCTTTTAAAAGTGATGTATCGCTTGGAAATACAGTTCTTTGTCTATTTAATCTACGATATGTGCTGTTGAGACTTTCGATTGCATTTGTAGTATAAATAACTTTTCTTACATCAGCAGAGAACTTAAAAATAGGGCTAATAGCATCCCAATTTGATTTCCAGCTTTTCATTGAGTTAGGATAATGTTTTTCCCATTTTCCAGTGATTTCTTCTAATTGCTTATATGCAATTTCCTCAGAAGGTGCATGATATATAGTTTTTAAATCTTTTGCAAATTCTTTTTTATCTTTATCAGAAACATACTTTAATGTATTTCTTACTTGATGAACTATACAACGTTGATATTCAGTATTTGGAAAAGCTACTGATATAGATTCCTTTATCCCTGTAAGACCATCTGCACAAAGGATAAGGATATCTTGAACACCTCTATTTTTTAATTCATTGAGAGCACTAAGCCAATATTTACTGCTTTCATTTTCTCCAATATTTATAGAAAGTACTTCTTTTCTGCCTTCATTATTTATACCAAGAATAATGTAAGCTGCAAGCTTACGTATAACGTTATTTTCCCTTACGGAAAAATGAACTGCATCAATGAAAACAATTGGATATACTGTAGATAAAGGTCTATGTTGCCATGCTTCTATTTCAGGAAGAAGTTTATTGGTTATATTTGAAACCATTCCTTCACTAACTTCAAACCCATATATATCTTCAATTTGTTCTGAAATTTGTCTGGTACTTAATCCTTTAGCATACATAGAAATAATTTTTTCTTCTATACCAGAAATATCTTTCTGGTGTTTTTGTACTATTTTAGGTTCAAAAGAACTTTCTCTATCCTGTGGTACATCTATATTCATCTCACCATATTTGCTTCGAATTCTTTTTTGTTTTTTCCCATTTCTTGAGTTTGTAGTTTCGGCTCGTTCATATGGTTCATAGCCTAAATGCTCGTCCATTTCACCTTCAAGCATAGATTGAATAGTTCCACCTAATAGATCTTTTAAAGCTTCCTGAATATCCTCAGCTGACTGAATATCATACTCGTCTATAAGAGCTGATATAATATTTCTTTTTCCTTCATTCATTGGTTTTACCTTATAAATATCTTTTTTTCTTGCCATAATAAAAGGCCTCCTATGATTTTATTTTACCATAGAAAGCCTTATTATTTTTATTTACAGACTTTTCTTCACATGCTCATAAATAAGCTTTTAAACAAGGAAAGCCACATTCCAATTCCAACAAGATTGGCCGATATAGAAACACATAAAATGAGAACCTTATATAAATAATTAATATATTGTATTTATTATTGTAACATAGTTGTAACATTAATAAGTTAATATATAATCATAGTAATCAATAAAACAAATTATTAATATAGGCAGTCAGTTTGTTCCCCCTTACTGACTGCATTTTTTATTTAAAAAAATAATAAAAGCAGCATTAATTCGAGAATTAATGCTGCTTTACCATATCTTATCTTATATCTCTTGATAGATTAGTAGCGTCAGTTTTTACTTGTTGAACTTCGCTGTCTTGAGCATCTTTTGTAGGATACCAACCTTTTTGTTTCATAGCATCGAAAATTTTGTATTGTTCATCTTCGCTAGACTTTAAGTTATTTACTAAAACATTTCTTAAATTTTGACAAGAGGATTCAGTGATCCCTGTACTATAAGAAGATATTAAATGTTTTTCAGAAGATAAAAGATCCTCTGTTAAATCCTTTTCAGTCATCATATTCATTGTACTATTCATAATAAGCTGCCTCCTTTTTAATAATTATTGGTGTGAGTCAAGATAAGATTTTAAAGAATTAAAATTTTGTTTATGAACTTGGCATCCTGCATCGAATACAGCTTTTAATTGAGGATCAGTGCACATACTAGAATATTGATTGCATTTTTTGTTCATAAGGGCCTCAGCAGCTATATTGTCTTTTATTACTTTGAGATTGTTGCTTTCAATTTGTTTGCTTTGAGTATTCAACATGTTTAACCCTCCTAGTTTTGAATTTGATTATGCTTAGATTTTTTAAAACATAACCTCTGTTTGTACTACGAGAGTTATTATTAACATTTGTAAATTAAATTATGTATTCAAAAAAACAAAAAATAAAAAAGCCGCCTTATAAGTAAGACAGCAAGGAAAGGAAATTAAGAAGAAACAGTAGTGCCTTTTATTACTCTATTGTAATCATTCATATTTGCCAAATTTTTAACTTTGATGTGATCTGATATATAATTTCTGTCGTTGCTATATAACAGTTCTGAAAATAAGTTGTAAAAGAATGTTGTGGGAACATTGCCTAAACCTGCAAAATCTAAAGTTACATTTTCACCTTTGTTCTTTAGAATGTGGTATCTTAGCACAACTGCATCCTGACAAGAGAATTTATCACCTAACATATTTTTAACATTTATTGTTTTTTCCATAAATAAGACCCTCCTTTATAGAAACTATTTATCATTTATCTTATGTGTCTATTATATAACAGTTTTTTGTACTTGTCAAACTTTTAACAAAGAAATAACAAAAAAATTTATGTACAAACTGAGGTCAAAGCATGTTTTATAGATTATTAAGGAAACTAAGTTGCTTTAAAAAGGAAACTAAGTTGCTTTAAATTGGTAGTAATAGCTTGATTTATTTCATTATATAGTCTAAAATTGCTATAGGAAATAAATATAGGATATCTATAAAGTTAAAGGTAATTTTTAAGTGTTTATAATTTAACATATGTATAAAAAGTATAAAAATAGAGAACCTATATCAATAAAAAATATGGAGGATTATAACTTATGTCAGAGTGTTTTAATTTAGAATTAAAAAATACAAAACCATACCTTCAAGATGAAGAATTGAAAAATTTGAAACCAGCAGTAGAAGCAGCGCATCAAATGGTACATAATAAAACAGGTGCAGGTAATGACTTTTTAGGTTGGGTAGATTTACCTGTAGATTATGATAAAGATGAATTTGAAAGAATAAAAAAAGCAGCTCAAAAAATAAAAAATAATACAGATGTATTTATAGTAATAGGAATTGGCGGATCATACTTAGGGGCAAGAGCAGCTGTAGAGATGCTTTCGCATTCATTTAGTTCTAGTGTTTCTAAAGATGTAAGAAAAAGTCCTGAGATATTATTCTGCGGTAACAACATAAGTTCAACTTATATGGCCGATTTACTTGAAGCTATAGAAGGAAAAGATGTATCTGTTAATGTAATATCAAAGTCAGGAACAACAACTGAACCTGCAATTGCTTTTAGAATATTTAAAGAATTATTAGAAAAGAAATATGGAAAAGAAGAAGCTAAAAATAGAATATTTGCAACAACAGATGCTAAAAAAGGAGCACTAAAAACTTTATCAGATAATGAAGGTTATGAAACTTTTGTAGTACCTGATGATGTTGGTGGAAGATATTCAGTATTAACAGCTGTTGGACTTTTACCTATAGCTGTTGCTGGAATAGATATAGATGAAATGATGAAAGGTGCAGCTAAAGCTAGAGAAGTATACTCAGAACCTGATCTTGAGAAAAATGAAGCTTATCAGTATGCAGCAGCTAGAAGTGCACTTTATAACAAAGGTAAGTCTATTGAGATGGTAGTTAACTTTGAACCTTCTCTTCATTATTTTGGTGAATGGTGGAAGCAGCTATTTGGAGAAAGTGAAGGAAAAGATGGTAAAGGATTATTCCCAGCAGCAGGAGATTTTTCAACAGACTTACATTCAATGGGACAATATATCCAAGAGGGAAGAAGGCAATTAATAGAAACATTTATTAATGTAGTAAATCCTAAGAAAGAAGTTATAATAGAAAAAGATGCTGATGATCTTGATGGATTAAACTTTGTAGCTGGAAAGACTATGGATTTTGTTAATAAACAAGCATTTTTAGGAACTGTATTAGCACATCATGATGGTGGAGTTCCTGTTATGGTGGTAAATATTCCTG
The Clostridium felsineum DSM 794 DNA segment above includes these coding regions:
- a CDS encoding glycoside hydrolase family 65 protein; its protein translation is MKRYFDLDSWNIVQNYFKDEDNEFCESIFSIGNGYMGQRGNFEEDYTGESLQGSYMAGIYYPDKTRVGWWKNGYPEYFAKVINSTNWIGIKVEVNGENLDIAKGEIEEFKRVLNMKEGYLLREVVLKYKGKRIQIKSKRFVSVKDKEIGVLRYSITPLDSDCEVCFLPYLDGDIKNKDANYGEKFWDEVSKKIEDDRAQLVIKTKKLDFYLCSSMKYDVFKNGEKCNVEYENIEKNKFVGSKIKLKVKRAEEVEIFKYVSNVTSRDFLVTDLIDKGNEILDRALKKGFDKLIYEQREALKDKWEKSDIVIEGDEEAQQAIRYNIFQLNQTYTGEDSRLNIGPKGFTGEKYGGSTYWDTEAYCLPFYLATEDMSVARNLLLYRHNQLGRAKENAKKLGFKKGALYPMVTMNGEECHNEWEITFEEIHRNGAIAYAIYRYTNYTGDTEYLFKYGIEVLVEISRFWEERVSFSEEKNQYVILGVTGPNEYENNVNNNWYTNRIAVWTLEYTVKVLEEFKENIKLKVAEEEISKWKDIIANMYYPKNDKLDIFLQQEGYMDKEQLTVEDIPKEERPINQNWSWDRILRSCFIKQADVLQGMYFFQHLYDEDTIRRNFDFYEPKTVHESSLSPCVHSILACKLKRPDKAYELFLRTARLDLDNYNNDTEDGCHITSMAGTWMSVVEGFGGFKVENNMISLSPILPSKWKEFSFRIVFREVMLMVRVSENVIEVENESDKELELIIVGNEYKVDGGKNISVDR
- a CDS encoding sugar kinase, giving the protein MSKIVTLGEIMLRLSPEGYDRFSQAKQFNAFYGGSEANVAVSLANFGKEVSYVTKLPDNAIAQCAINELRKYGVLTNDIVRGGERIGLYFCENGESQRPAKLVYDRKDSAIAKAKREDFDWDKIFEGAEWFHFSGITPALSEECAKITLDAVKSAKKKGLTVSIDLNYRENLWDAPTFSKAIRELLQYCDVALGSMEEAEMAIGEGIGEDCNTVLKKFVEKFGLKYATIILRNRFTAEDVDWTAVLYDGKDFYNAKKYDIHVVDNIGGGDAFAASLIYAITSKLSNQEIIEFATAGSCLKYSMNGDVNLSTVEEVETLMNGDGSGKVSR
- a CDS encoding IS256 family transposase, producing the protein MNEGKRNIISALIDEYDIQSAEDIQEALKDLLGGTIQSMLEGEMDEHLGYEPYERAETTNSRNGKKQKRIRSKYGEMNIDVPQDRESSFEPKIVQKHQKDISGIEEKIISMYAKGLSTRQISEQIEDIYGFEVSEGMVSNITNKLLPEIEAWQHRPLSTVYPIVFIDAVHFSVRENNVIRKLAAYIILGINNEGRKEVLSINIGENESSKYWLSALNELKNRGVQDILILCADGLTGIKESISVAFPNTEYQRCIVHQVRNTLKYVSDKDKKEFAKDLKTIYHAPSEEIAYKQLEEITGKWEKHYPNSMKSWKSNWDAISPIFKFSADVRKVIYTTNAIESLNSTYRRLNRQRTVFPSDTSLLKALYLATFEATKKWRLPLRNWGKVYGELSIMYEGRLTE
- a CDS encoding spore coat protein, coding for MNSTMNMMTEKDLTEDLLSSEKHLISSYSTGITESSCQNLRNVLVNNLKSSEDEQYKIFDAMKQKGWYPTKDAQDSEVQQVKTDATNLSRDIR
- a CDS encoding STAS-like domain-containing protein, with protein sequence MEKTINVKNMLGDKFSCQDAVVLRYHILKNKGENVTLDFAGLGNVPTTFFYNLFSELLYSNDRNYISDHIKVKNLANMNDYNRVIKGTTVSS
- a CDS encoding glucose-6-phosphate isomerase, whose amino-acid sequence is MSECFNLELKNTKPYLQDEELKNLKPAVEAAHQMVHNKTGAGNDFLGWVDLPVDYDKDEFERIKKAAQKIKNNTDVFIVIGIGGSYLGARAAVEMLSHSFSSSVSKDVRKSPEILFCGNNISSTYMADLLEAIEGKDVSVNVISKSGTTTEPAIAFRIFKELLEKKYGKEEAKNRIFATTDAKKGALKTLSDNEGYETFVVPDDVGGRYSVLTAVGLLPIAVAGIDIDEMMKGAAKAREVYSEPDLEKNEAYQYAAARSALYNKGKSIEMVVNFEPSLHYFGEWWKQLFGESEGKDGKGLFPAAGDFSTDLHSMGQYIQEGRRQLIETFINVVNPKKEVIIEKDADDLDGLNFVAGKTMDFVNKQAFLGTVLAHHDGGVPVMVVNIPELSAYYFGYMVYFFEKACSISGYLLGVNPFNQPGVEAYKKNMFALLGKPGYEDMAEELKNKLK